Proteins from a genomic interval of Rubinisphaera italica:
- a CDS encoding PH domain-containing protein produces MNQTSSDENELNKDKLPDREEDINSYHPAMFANHPFHYLFIWLLMIGGGIGAVMGMFMGNFLLGIFGLLALICGGVAYGWWYLNVKFKVLTVTDKRSLYRQGILSKRTNEVQHDDVRNIKMDQTFLQRILNVGDIAISSSGQDDMEIVVKGVGNPQEIVDLVRRFQ; encoded by the coding sequence GTGAATCAGACATCGAGCGATGAGAATGAATTGAACAAGGACAAACTGCCCGACCGGGAAGAAGACATCAACAGTTATCATCCGGCCATGTTTGCCAATCATCCGTTTCATTATCTCTTTATCTGGCTGCTGATGATTGGTGGCGGGATCGGCGCGGTGATGGGGATGTTCATGGGAAACTTCCTGTTGGGGATCTTCGGTTTACTCGCACTGATCTGCGGTGGAGTTGCATATGGTTGGTGGTACCTGAATGTGAAATTCAAAGTATTAACGGTTACCGACAAACGCTCACTGTATCGACAAGGCATTCTCTCCAAGCGAACTAATGAAGTTCAGCACGACGATGTTCGAAACATCAAAATGGACCAGACGTTTTTGCAGCGAATCCTCAATGTTGGCGATATCGCAATCTCAAGCTCTGGTCAGGATGATATGGAAATCGTTGTCAAAGGGGTTGGCAACCCGCAGGAAATCGTCGATCTTGTGCGTCGTTTCCAGTAA
- the gltB gene encoding glutamate synthase large subunit, which translates to MQNTTSSPFRKDSYPVAFDMYSPDYEHENCGVGFVANINGERSHQLIDDADRINRHMTHRGACGCEENTGDGAGMLTALPDEFLRKVVKEQFKAELPEAGKYAAGIIFLPQDEQRREYCKQVLNDLIAENGQKLVGWRPLPVDPVAADVGPTALACMPVMEMLIVAAGDGLEQKEFDRKLFLIRKSASHKLRVPEEHPEALLFYACSLSSSVIIYKGMLTPSQVMPYYKDLQEPSFKTHLAMVHSRFSTNTLPSWDRAQPCRYMAHNGEINTLRGNKNWTFARQGMMKSELFGDDINKLFPIIESHCSDSGSFDNALELLTQSGRKLPEAIMMMIPEAWQNHHSMSQEKKAFYEYHSAMQEPWDGPASISFTDGRHFIGAVLDRNGLRPSRYYVTHDHKVVMASEVGVLEVEPENVKYKGRLQPGKMFLVDFDEKRIIDDEEVKSKISTYRPYQKWLEEQRITLSELPRHEIPEDAKNEDELLQKMQAFGYTSETMNFMLLPMLRQKRDPVGSMGDDTALACLSENPRMLYDYFKQLFAQVTNPAIDSIREEVIMSLECFIGPEGNLLDSTPEHCHRLAVPHPILKNSELSALKDLDYRHWKTKVIDITYPRSDGAKGLKSALDRICQEALEAIDQHYSIVILSDRAMSADRVAMSSLMATGAVHHHLVDNELRTHLGIVVESGEAREVHHFCLLTGYGADAVNPYMAFAAVKKSMRDGVLKGDWTDETIVKAYRKAVAKGMLKVFAKMGISTLASYKGAQIFEAVGLNTDVIDRCFNGTASRIKGVTLDLLAEENLRRHALGFPAREENRLPILPNEGLFAWRSSGEKHAWNPYTISKLQNAARTGDKNAYYEFAEQADEEATRNCHLRGMLRVKTGVEIPLSEVEPASEIVKRFCTGAMSYGSISAESHEAVAIAMNRMQGKSNTGEGGEDYNRFLPMPNGDSKRSAIKQIASGRFGVTSWYLTNADELQIKISQGAKPGEGGELPGGKVNKIIAATRHSTPGVGLISPPPHHDIYSIEDLSQLIFDLKNSNPSARVSVKLVSEVGVGTIASGVAKGHADNILISGENGGTGASPLTSIKHAGLPWELGLAETHKTLVMNDLRSRVRLQTDGQLKTGRDVAIACMLGAEEFGFATGPLIALGCIMMRKCHLNTCPVGIATQDEELRAKFAGTPDHVVNYLFMVAEDCRRYMAQAGFRTINEMCGQSNMLEFVPNENHWKAKHLDLSPVLAMPQSPYENAGFYCTRDQSHELEAVLDQTTLIPKSQAAIQHGDIVDLPMNIQNIDRAFGTTLSHEVSKKWGPEGLPEDTIRIKCHGSAGQSLGAWLTKGITIEVEGDANDYVGKGLCGGKIVVYPPEESTFDSSKNIVAGNVCLYGATSGELYLRGVAAERFCVRNSGATAVVEGVGDHGCEYMTGGKAIILGVTGRNFAAGMSGGIAYVYQDVEDFRPNCNLELVGLEEVETPEESAELRKFVENHQQLTGSLIAEEILSDWDKNVKNFVKVMPTAYKEALAELAKEEAEKKQPAAV; encoded by the coding sequence ATGCAGAACACAACCAGCTCTCCGTTCCGCAAAGACAGTTATCCGGTGGCATTCGATATGTATTCACCGGATTACGAACATGAAAACTGTGGCGTCGGTTTTGTCGCAAATATTAATGGGGAACGTTCGCATCAATTAATTGACGATGCCGATCGGATCAACCGCCATATGACCCATCGCGGAGCCTGTGGGTGCGAAGAAAATACAGGTGACGGAGCCGGGATGCTGACGGCATTACCAGATGAATTTCTCCGTAAAGTCGTCAAAGAGCAGTTTAAAGCGGAACTTCCCGAAGCTGGTAAATACGCCGCAGGTATCATTTTTCTGCCACAGGATGAGCAGCGACGCGAATATTGCAAGCAGGTCTTGAACGATTTGATTGCAGAAAACGGCCAGAAACTCGTCGGCTGGCGCCCCCTGCCTGTCGATCCTGTTGCTGCTGATGTCGGACCTACCGCTCTGGCTTGTATGCCCGTCATGGAAATGTTGATCGTTGCAGCTGGAGATGGACTGGAGCAAAAGGAGTTCGATCGAAAGCTGTTCCTGATTCGTAAATCAGCCAGCCACAAACTGCGAGTGCCCGAAGAGCATCCGGAAGCGTTGCTGTTTTATGCCTGCTCGCTTTCTTCTTCGGTTATTATTTATAAGGGGATGCTGACTCCGAGTCAGGTCATGCCCTATTATAAGGACCTTCAGGAACCAAGTTTCAAGACACATCTGGCGATGGTGCATTCTCGGTTTTCCACAAACACGCTCCCCAGTTGGGATCGAGCTCAGCCTTGTCGCTACATGGCACATAACGGAGAAATCAACACTCTGCGGGGCAACAAAAACTGGACATTTGCCCGTCAGGGGATGATGAAAAGTGAACTCTTTGGCGACGATATTAACAAGCTGTTCCCAATTATCGAATCGCACTGTTCAGACTCAGGCTCTTTCGATAACGCACTTGAATTGTTAACACAATCCGGTCGAAAATTACCCGAAGCCATCATGATGATGATTCCAGAAGCCTGGCAAAATCACCATTCCATGTCTCAGGAAAAGAAGGCGTTTTACGAGTATCACTCTGCGATGCAGGAGCCATGGGATGGCCCCGCTTCAATTTCATTCACGGATGGTCGTCATTTCATCGGTGCCGTTCTTGATCGCAATGGACTCCGCCCGAGCCGATATTATGTGACGCACGATCATAAAGTCGTGATGGCCAGCGAAGTCGGCGTGCTCGAGGTCGAACCGGAAAATGTAAAATACAAAGGCCGGTTACAGCCAGGAAAAATGTTCCTTGTCGATTTTGATGAAAAACGCATTATCGACGATGAGGAAGTCAAAAGCAAAATTTCGACTTACCGTCCTTATCAAAAATGGCTTGAAGAACAACGGATCACTTTGAGCGAACTTCCTCGGCACGAAATTCCCGAGGATGCAAAAAATGAAGACGAATTGCTGCAGAAAATGCAGGCATTCGGTTATACCTCCGAAACCATGAACTTCATGCTGCTGCCGATGCTTCGTCAAAAACGCGATCCGGTTGGCTCGATGGGAGACGATACCGCTCTGGCCTGTCTGAGCGAAAATCCGCGGATGCTTTACGACTACTTCAAGCAGTTGTTTGCCCAGGTGACCAACCCCGCGATCGATTCGATTCGCGAAGAGGTTATCATGTCACTCGAATGCTTCATTGGTCCTGAAGGGAATCTACTGGACAGCACGCCGGAGCATTGCCATCGACTGGCCGTGCCACATCCAATTTTGAAGAATTCCGAACTCTCTGCTCTCAAGGATCTCGATTACCGTCACTGGAAGACGAAGGTCATCGACATCACTTATCCACGTAGTGATGGAGCCAAGGGACTCAAGTCCGCTCTCGATCGTATCTGCCAGGAAGCACTCGAAGCGATTGATCAGCATTACTCAATTGTGATTCTTTCAGATCGGGCCATGTCAGCTGATCGCGTCGCGATGAGTTCACTGATGGCGACTGGTGCGGTGCATCACCATCTGGTGGATAATGAATTGCGAACTCATCTGGGGATCGTGGTCGAATCGGGTGAAGCACGCGAAGTGCATCACTTCTGCCTGCTGACCGGGTACGGTGCCGATGCGGTCAATCCATACATGGCCTTCGCAGCCGTGAAAAAATCGATGCGAGATGGTGTCCTCAAAGGTGACTGGACCGACGAAACGATCGTCAAGGCTTATCGCAAGGCCGTCGCTAAGGGAATGCTCAAAGTCTTTGCCAAAATGGGAATTTCCACACTGGCCAGTTACAAGGGGGCTCAGATCTTTGAAGCCGTCGGTTTGAATACCGATGTTATCGATCGATGTTTTAACGGCACTGCCAGCCGTATCAAAGGGGTGACTCTCGATTTACTGGCCGAGGAAAATCTGCGACGACATGCGTTGGGCTTTCCTGCTCGTGAGGAAAATCGCTTGCCGATACTGCCGAATGAAGGCCTGTTTGCCTGGCGATCCAGTGGCGAGAAGCACGCCTGGAATCCTTATACGATTTCCAAACTGCAAAATGCCGCCCGCACTGGCGATAAGAACGCCTACTACGAATTCGCTGAACAGGCCGATGAAGAAGCGACACGCAACTGCCACTTGCGGGGGATGCTAAGAGTTAAAACCGGAGTCGAAATTCCGCTGAGTGAAGTTGAACCGGCCAGTGAAATTGTCAAACGATTCTGCACTGGAGCGATGAGCTATGGCTCAATTTCCGCCGAGTCTCACGAGGCGGTCGCGATTGCGATGAATCGTATGCAAGGAAAAAGCAATACCGGTGAAGGGGGCGAAGACTACAACCGCTTCTTGCCAATGCCGAACGGGGATTCCAAGCGATCCGCCATCAAGCAGATTGCTTCCGGGCGATTCGGCGTGACGAGCTGGTATCTGACAAACGCAGATGAACTCCAGATCAAAATTTCGCAAGGTGCCAAACCGGGTGAAGGGGGCGAACTTCCGGGGGGGAAGGTCAATAAGATTATCGCCGCAACTCGACACTCGACTCCAGGCGTGGGCTTGATCAGCCCTCCTCCTCATCATGATATTTACTCGATTGAAGATCTTTCCCAACTGATTTTCGATTTGAAAAATTCGAATCCCTCTGCTCGAGTCAGTGTGAAACTGGTTTCCGAGGTCGGTGTCGGTACGATTGCTTCCGGCGTCGCCAAGGGACATGCAGACAACATTTTGATCTCCGGCGAAAACGGTGGAACAGGGGCCTCGCCACTCACGAGTATCAAACATGCCGGTTTGCCTTGGGAACTGGGACTTGCTGAAACTCACAAGACGCTCGTCATGAACGACCTGCGTAGCCGAGTTCGTTTGCAGACGGATGGTCAGCTGAAAACGGGTCGCGATGTCGCAATCGCTTGTATGCTCGGAGCCGAAGAGTTTGGCTTTGCTACTGGTCCATTGATTGCATTGGGTTGCATTATGATGCGAAAGTGTCATTTGAATACTTGCCCGGTCGGGATTGCTACGCAGGATGAAGAGCTTCGTGCCAAGTTTGCCGGGACTCCCGATCATGTGGTCAACTATCTCTTTATGGTTGCAGAAGATTGTCGACGTTACATGGCTCAGGCAGGTTTCCGTACCATCAACGAGATGTGCGGCCAGAGTAATATGCTCGAATTCGTACCCAACGAAAATCATTGGAAAGCGAAACATCTGGATTTGTCTCCCGTTCTGGCAATGCCTCAGTCTCCTTATGAAAATGCAGGTTTCTACTGCACGCGGGATCAGAGCCACGAGTTGGAAGCCGTACTCGATCAAACGACTCTCATTCCCAAATCGCAAGCTGCAATCCAACATGGCGATATTGTCGACTTGCCAATGAACATCCAAAATATCGATCGTGCCTTCGGGACAACGCTCAGCCACGAAGTCTCCAAGAAGTGGGGACCAGAGGGATTACCTGAAGATACCATCCGTATCAAGTGTCATGGTTCAGCTGGTCAATCGCTCGGGGCCTGGTTGACGAAGGGAATTACCATCGAAGTCGAAGGAGATGCCAACGACTATGTCGGCAAAGGACTTTGCGGCGGAAAAATTGTGGTCTATCCACCGGAAGAATCGACCTTCGATTCTTCCAAGAACATCGTTGCAGGGAATGTTTGTCTGTACGGAGCGACTTCTGGAGAACTCTACTTGCGTGGAGTGGCAGCCGAACGATTCTGTGTGAGAAATTCTGGTGCCACTGCAGTCGTCGAAGGTGTTGGCGATCACGGTTGTGAATACATGACCGGCGGGAAGGCGATTATTCTTGGCGTGACCGGCCGAAACTTCGCGGCTGGAATGTCGGGCGGAATTGCCTATGTCTACCAGGATGTGGAAGATTTCCGACCAAATTGTAATCTGGAACTGGTAGGGCTTGAAGAGGTTGAAACTCCCGAGGAATCGGCAGAGTTGCGAAAGTTTGTCGAGAATCATCAGCAGTTGACGGGATCTCTTATTGCCGAAGAAATCCTTTCCGACTGGGATAAAAATGTGAAAAACTTCGTCAAAGTGATGCCAACTGCTTACAAAGAAGCTCTGGCAGAACTGGCAAAAGAAGAAGCCGAAAAAAAACAGCCAGCTGCTGTTTGA
- a CDS encoding tetratricopeptide repeat protein: MKSEHRHELAQNDLEVGIERLRDKSKDFMEVHGNRILLWASMILLLIAAIVFYTRTSARTNVEGWAALTGANNAEELAGIADSYQGTPVGDLAQLKVAEEYLNTGIRLMFTDREAALTELDEAKSAFQKLLNQTGILPITKDRALFGLARTFETTSTGDFSEAIKSYKTLIDESPDSPYKELAEERIKTLGKENAKSFYSWFAEQKPEPQDMEQPEDMLRNLNLDLDGSLPTPTGTSSAPMDPEATSTPNPTLTVPTAPDFPPAMTNPASTSEAGTSTETSAPPMPADASSSTPPAEVGTSEPMPAPPKATEPEATQPKPEGTTSAPVSPAESATDAK, from the coding sequence ATGAAAAGCGAACATCGGCACGAATTGGCCCAAAACGATCTGGAAGTTGGAATTGAACGACTTCGCGACAAATCCAAAGACTTCATGGAAGTTCATGGAAATCGAATTCTGCTGTGGGCTTCAATGATACTGCTGCTGATTGCAGCAATTGTATTTTACACCCGCACATCCGCTCGCACCAATGTCGAAGGTTGGGCTGCGTTGACGGGAGCGAACAATGCCGAAGAACTGGCAGGTATCGCCGACTCCTATCAGGGAACTCCAGTGGGCGACCTGGCTCAGTTGAAAGTCGCCGAAGAATATCTCAATACCGGTATTCGCCTGATGTTTACTGATCGTGAAGCGGCATTGACTGAACTCGATGAAGCAAAATCGGCGTTCCAGAAACTGTTGAATCAGACAGGAATTCTGCCGATTACCAAAGATCGCGCCCTGTTCGGACTGGCTCGCACTTTTGAAACCACTTCGACAGGCGATTTTTCGGAAGCGATTAAAAGCTACAAAACGCTGATCGACGAATCTCCAGATTCACCCTACAAAGAACTCGCTGAGGAACGGATCAAGACACTTGGCAAAGAAAATGCGAAAAGCTTCTACAGTTGGTTTGCAGAACAGAAGCCAGAACCGCAAGATATGGAGCAGCCTGAAGATATGCTGCGAAATCTGAATCTGGATTTGGATGGTTCACTGCCAACTCCAACAGGAACATCGTCAGCTCCGATGGATCCTGAAGCGACATCAACACCAAATCCAACATTGACCGTGCCGACCGCTCCAGATTTTCCACCAGCCATGACGAATCCGGCTTCAACTTCAGAAGCAGGTACGTCGACCGAAACCAGCGCACCGCCAATGCCGGCTGACGCTTCATCCTCCACTCCGCCTGCAGAAGTTGGAACATCTGAGCCAATGCCGGCACCACCAAAAGCAACAGAGCCAGAAGCGACACAACCGAAACCGGAAGGTACAACGAGTGCACCGGTTTCTCCTGCAGAATCTGCAACCGATGCCAAGTAA
- a CDS encoding MOSC domain-containing protein — MPTIQELLQTPLLPGRLEWIGLSPGRREPIQSVERVMLQVGTGLDGDHHSRSGKSKRQVTLIQAEHLPIVAGFLQQDSIAPELVRRNLVVSGINLLALKERHFRIGSVILKGSGPCAPCSRMEENLGIGGYAAMRGHGGITAIVEQSGEIRVGDEVFALNDITESSNSPESA; from the coding sequence ATGCCGACCATTCAGGAACTCCTCCAAACGCCGTTATTACCCGGGCGTCTGGAATGGATTGGCCTCAGTCCCGGGCGGCGGGAACCGATTCAATCTGTTGAGCGAGTGATGCTGCAAGTTGGCACCGGTTTAGATGGTGACCATCATTCCCGTTCTGGGAAATCGAAGCGGCAAGTGACGCTCATTCAAGCTGAGCATTTGCCGATCGTAGCTGGTTTTCTGCAGCAGGATTCGATTGCTCCGGAACTGGTACGTCGGAATCTGGTGGTTTCAGGCATCAATCTGCTGGCTTTGAAAGAGCGTCACTTTCGTATTGGATCCGTCATTCTGAAGGGCTCGGGACCTTGTGCACCCTGCTCGCGGATGGAAGAAAACCTCGGTATTGGCGGATATGCCGCCATGCGAGGCCACGGCGGCATCACTGCAATTGTCGAACAAAGTGGTGAAATCAGGGTTGGAGATGAAGTTTTCGCCTTAAATGACATCACAGAGTCGTCGAACAGTCCCGAGTCTGCTTGA
- a CDS encoding glutamate synthase subunit beta, which yields MGKPTGFKEINRSTPTERNPLERLHDWQEFAPQLPVVELRNQGARCMDCGVPFCHTGGMMANMAAGCPVNNLIPEWNDLIYRDQWEDALDRLHKTNNFPEFTGRVCPAPCEGSCVLGINEPAVTIKNIERSIIDRGYEEGWVKPRIPKSRTEKSVAIIGSGPAGLAAADQLNQAGHYCTVYERSDRIGGLLMYGIPNMKLEKPIVERRIKLLEEEGITFVTSTEIGKDVSAVELREKFDAIIVATGSTVPNDFFANAPGRQLKGIHHAMEFLHANTKSLLDSNLSDGHYISAKDKDIIVIGGGDTGNDCIGTSLRHGCKSLVNFEVVPQSPDKRAPNNPWPQWPRIFRTDYGHKEAAAKFDYSQNGNKTLQNDPREYAIQTVEFLDDGNGNLRGVKTVQLDWSRPSQNGAPFSPIEGTEKEWPADLVFLALGFKGPEQKIAEQLKIETDNRSNYQAEYGQYTTNLEGVFAAGDCRRGQSLIVWAINEGREAARECDRFLMGSTQLP from the coding sequence ATGGGAAAACCGACCGGATTCAAAGAAATTAATCGCAGTACTCCGACGGAACGGAATCCACTCGAACGACTCCACGACTGGCAGGAATTTGCTCCACAGTTGCCCGTTGTGGAACTGCGTAACCAAGGGGCTCGTTGTATGGATTGCGGCGTGCCATTCTGCCATACGGGTGGCATGATGGCCAACATGGCTGCTGGATGTCCGGTCAACAATCTTATTCCCGAATGGAACGATCTCATTTATCGTGATCAATGGGAAGACGCGCTCGATCGTCTGCATAAAACGAACAACTTTCCAGAATTCACAGGTCGCGTCTGCCCAGCTCCTTGTGAAGGCTCCTGCGTGCTCGGGATCAATGAACCAGCTGTTACCATAAAAAATATCGAACGCTCGATCATTGATCGCGGTTATGAAGAAGGCTGGGTGAAACCGCGAATTCCGAAAAGCCGAACTGAGAAATCGGTTGCCATCATCGGATCTGGACCAGCCGGTCTGGCTGCGGCTGATCAGTTGAATCAGGCAGGCCATTACTGCACCGTTTACGAACGATCCGATCGTATCGGCGGATTGCTGATGTATGGCATTCCAAATATGAAACTCGAAAAGCCTATCGTTGAAAGACGCATCAAGCTGCTCGAAGAAGAGGGCATCACCTTTGTCACGAGTACTGAAATTGGCAAGGACGTTTCAGCAGTGGAATTGCGTGAGAAGTTCGATGCCATCATCGTTGCTACCGGCTCGACAGTACCGAACGATTTCTTTGCAAACGCACCTGGACGTCAATTGAAGGGCATTCATCACGCGATGGAATTCCTGCACGCCAACACAAAAAGCCTGCTCGATTCCAATTTGAGTGATGGCCATTACATTTCCGCCAAAGATAAAGACATCATCGTCATCGGCGGGGGAGATACCGGAAACGACTGCATCGGCACAAGTCTGCGTCATGGTTGTAAAAGCCTGGTCAACTTTGAAGTTGTCCCGCAGTCTCCCGATAAGCGGGCCCCGAATAATCCGTGGCCCCAATGGCCGCGTATCTTTCGGACTGATTACGGTCATAAGGAAGCCGCTGCGAAATTCGATTATTCTCAGAATGGAAATAAAACGTTACAAAACGATCCACGCGAGTATGCCATTCAAACCGTCGAGTTCCTCGATGATGGAAATGGGAACCTGCGTGGCGTGAAAACGGTTCAACTCGACTGGTCTCGACCTTCTCAAAACGGAGCGCCGTTCTCACCTATCGAGGGGACCGAGAAAGAGTGGCCAGCCGATCTCGTATTTCTGGCTCTGGGGTTCAAAGGCCCAGAACAGAAAATCGCCGAGCAGTTGAAAATAGAAACGGATAACCGTTCAAACTATCAAGCCGAATATGGTCAGTATACGACCAATCTTGAAGGCGTTTTCGCTGCTGGTGATTGTCGTCGCGGTCAAAGTCTCATCGTCTGGGCCATCAACGAAGGGCGTGAAGCGGCCCGCGAATGCGACCGCTTCCTGATGGGCTCGACTCAACTCCCGTAG
- a CDS encoding RluA family pseudouridine synthase — MHRFLLQNLQPMPSNESSENVVEHVVEETEVEKRLDHWLATQYPEHSRSQWQKLISAGSITINGQTVKPSHKLSLGECLSGPFPKPVIAEIPPAREIDLDILYEDELIVVLNKQANLIVHPGKANYGGTLANALVHHFEKLSGAGGAHRPGIVHRLDRDTTGVIVIAKDNKTHDHLSAQFADRTVEKEYRAFVWGRLEFDCDFIETHIRAHSKNREKMVVCGPDPEARIAQTQYEVLERFKDITYIKLLPKTGRTHQLRIHMQHLGHAIVADRLYRGQSNLLLSYVIGSKEHLKEDAVLIERQALHAYRLQIEHPGTGERMEFIAPFPADMQRTLDALEKYSRS; from the coding sequence GTGCACCGGTTTCTCCTGCAGAATCTGCAACCGATGCCAAGTAATGAATCCTCGGAAAATGTGGTCGAACATGTTGTCGAAGAGACCGAGGTCGAAAAACGACTCGATCACTGGCTGGCAACTCAATATCCAGAGCACTCTCGTTCCCAATGGCAGAAACTCATCTCTGCTGGCAGCATTACGATTAATGGCCAGACGGTCAAACCGTCTCACAAACTCAGCTTAGGGGAATGCCTGTCTGGCCCATTTCCCAAGCCGGTGATCGCCGAAATCCCCCCAGCCCGAGAAATCGACCTCGATATTTTGTATGAAGATGAACTGATTGTTGTCCTCAACAAGCAGGCCAACCTGATCGTGCACCCCGGCAAGGCAAATTACGGTGGCACGCTGGCCAATGCTCTGGTTCATCACTTTGAAAAGCTAAGTGGCGCGGGCGGAGCACATCGTCCCGGCATCGTGCATCGACTCGATCGTGATACGACGGGTGTGATTGTGATTGCTAAAGACAACAAGACACACGATCATCTCTCGGCTCAATTTGCCGATCGAACGGTTGAAAAAGAATACCGGGCCTTTGTCTGGGGACGGCTCGAATTTGACTGCGACTTTATCGAAACTCATATTCGTGCGCATTCAAAAAATCGTGAGAAAATGGTGGTTTGCGGGCCAGATCCAGAAGCCAGAATTGCACAGACTCAATATGAAGTCCTCGAACGCTTTAAGGATATCACCTACATCAAACTTCTTCCCAAAACGGGACGCACCCATCAACTGCGCATCCACATGCAACATCTGGGGCATGCGATTGTTGCCGACCGATTGTATCGCGGGCAATCGAATCTGCTGTTGAGTTATGTGATAGGCTCGAAAGAACATCTCAAAGAAGATGCGGTATTGATTGAACGCCAGGCTTTGCATGCTTATCGCCTGCAGATCGAACATCCCGGCACAGGCGAGCGAATGGAATTCATCGCTCCCTTTCCAGCCGATATGCAACGCACGCTGGATGCCCTCGAAAAATATTCACGCAGCTAA
- a CDS encoding LysR family transcriptional regulator, with amino-acid sequence MHLRNVEMFCNAVELRSFSRAAEQQKVSQSAVSQAIQQLEKRLGMRLIDRSKRPFEVTAAGHLYFDGCRNLLQSFRKVEDRVRGLGNKIVGRVRVVAIYSVGLIQINETIDHFEREFPEVEVSIDFVHPDEVYRRVGQEQDELGLVSFPKSKGMFDCLHWQDQPMVIAVGPDHAWFDRSSIKPEELDGVRFVGFKPNLFIHKAIDRWFREVGVSVESVHEFDNIEYVKRDVESGSGVALLPEPTLRDECQRGRMKALEVEGTSWVRPMGMIHRKGRELSLATQKFIEVLLNECQVELGVTADH; translated from the coding sequence ATGCATCTGCGAAATGTGGAAATGTTCTGTAACGCGGTTGAGCTGCGAAGTTTTTCGCGTGCTGCAGAACAGCAGAAAGTTTCTCAGTCAGCCGTCAGTCAGGCAATTCAGCAACTGGAGAAGCGACTGGGAATGCGGTTGATAGATCGTTCCAAACGGCCGTTCGAGGTGACCGCTGCTGGTCACCTGTACTTCGATGGCTGTCGGAATTTGCTGCAATCTTTTCGCAAGGTCGAAGATCGGGTTCGGGGTTTAGGGAATAAAATTGTTGGTCGCGTTCGTGTTGTTGCGATTTATTCAGTCGGACTGATTCAGATCAACGAAACGATCGATCACTTCGAACGGGAGTTCCCTGAGGTTGAAGTCTCAATCGATTTTGTGCATCCTGATGAGGTTTACAGACGTGTGGGACAGGAACAGGACGAATTAGGACTGGTTTCATTTCCCAAATCGAAAGGAATGTTTGACTGCCTCCACTGGCAGGATCAGCCGATGGTCATTGCGGTCGGCCCCGATCATGCCTGGTTTGACCGCAGTTCAATCAAGCCTGAAGAACTCGATGGAGTTCGATTCGTCGGTTTTAAACCGAATCTATTTATACATAAGGCGATCGATCGCTGGTTTCGGGAAGTCGGAGTCAGCGTCGAATCCGTGCACGAGTTCGACAACATTGAATATGTAAAGCGAGATGTCGAATCGGGGTCGGGGGTTGCATTACTACCGGAACCGACCTTGCGGGATGAGTGTCAACGAGGACGGATGAAGGCACTTGAAGTCGAAGGGACTTCCTGGGTCAGGCCAATGGGGATGATTCACCGAAAAGGTCGCGAGCTTTCGCTGGCGACACAAAAGTTCATAGAAGTTTTATTGAATGAGTGCCAAGTCGAATTGGGTGTGACTGCTGATCACTGA